One window of the Pseudofrankia sp. DC12 genome contains the following:
- a CDS encoding diguanylate cyclase, with amino-acid sequence MESTEAARTAAALAELSCTDVSDALDRLGLTGQCLGIRPLDRSFRLLGQAWTLRYGPVGTDPGTVGDYIDDLGPGQVVVLDNQGRLDVTVWGDLLTAAAARAGIAGTVIDGVCRDVDRSITLGYPIFARGNWMRTGKDRVRVEATGEPVCVGGVRVEPGDWLLGDGDGVVVIPAAKAGEVVAAAREIHDAEERIRAAVEAGATLRAAREQFGYHRLQTRHRPS; translated from the coding sequence ATCGAGAGCACCGAGGCGGCGCGGACCGCCGCCGCCCTGGCCGAGCTCAGCTGCACCGACGTCAGCGACGCGCTGGACCGGCTTGGCCTCACCGGGCAGTGTCTGGGAATCAGGCCGCTGGACCGGTCGTTCCGGCTGCTGGGGCAGGCCTGGACCCTGCGCTACGGGCCGGTCGGGACCGACCCCGGCACGGTCGGGGACTACATCGACGATCTCGGCCCCGGCCAGGTCGTCGTCCTGGACAACCAGGGGCGCCTCGACGTGACCGTGTGGGGCGACCTGCTGACCGCGGCCGCCGCGCGGGCCGGGATCGCCGGCACGGTTATCGACGGCGTCTGCCGGGACGTCGACCGGTCGATCACCCTCGGCTACCCCATCTTCGCGCGCGGGAACTGGATGCGGACCGGCAAGGACCGGGTGCGGGTCGAGGCGACCGGCGAGCCGGTCTGCGTCGGCGGGGTGCGCGTCGAGCCCGGCGACTGGCTGCTCGGTGACGGCGACGGCGTCGTCGTTATCCCGGCCGCCAAGGCCGGCGAAGTGGTCGCGGCCGCCCGGGAGATCCACGATGCGGAGGAACGGATCCGCGCGGCCGTCGAAGCCGGGGCGACCCTGCGCGCGGCACGTGAGCAGTTCGGCTACCACCGGCTGCAGACCAGGCACCGGCCGTCGTGA
- a CDS encoding SDR family NAD(P)-dependent oxidoreductase produces the protein MAPTDEAQRFTGWPVLGGPPPAGGVAWVIGVGARQGTGAAIARRLAAGGMHVLVTGRTEEKLAAVVADIEDKGGTAASAVADAGTEAGLAGPLAKLDELGPPLVCVYNAGGSQWRPSILDMDAQFFESVWRTNCLGSFLVAREAARRMTARGGGAILFTGSVSGLVGRPKLAAYASAKFGQRALVQALAREFAPRNIHVANVIPHGPIDGDRLNSQFPDAKDRRPVDGMIGIDAIAETFWQLLVQPRSAWTLEIDLRPYCEPFSV, from the coding sequence ATGGCACCGACGGATGAGGCACAGCGGTTCACGGGCTGGCCGGTGCTGGGCGGCCCGCCGCCGGCCGGCGGCGTGGCGTGGGTGATCGGGGTCGGCGCGCGCCAGGGGACCGGCGCGGCGATCGCGCGGCGGCTCGCGGCCGGCGGCATGCACGTCCTGGTGACCGGGCGGACCGAGGAGAAGCTCGCCGCCGTCGTCGCGGACATCGAGGACAAGGGCGGCACGGCGGCCAGCGCCGTCGCCGACGCCGGCACCGAGGCGGGGCTCGCCGGCCCGCTCGCCAAGCTCGACGAGCTCGGCCCGCCCCTGGTCTGCGTCTACAATGCGGGCGGCTCGCAGTGGCGGCCCAGCATCCTGGACATGGACGCCCAGTTCTTCGAGAGCGTCTGGCGGACGAACTGCCTCGGCAGCTTCCTGGTCGCCAGGGAGGCGGCCCGGCGGATGACGGCCCGCGGCGGCGGGGCGATCCTGTTCACCGGGTCGGTCTCCGGCCTGGTCGGGCGGCCGAAGCTGGCCGCCTACGCGTCGGCGAAGTTCGGGCAGCGCGCGCTCGTGCAGGCGCTCGCCCGGGAGTTCGCGCCGCGCAACATCCACGTCGCCAACGTGATCCCGCACGGCCCGATCGACGGCGACCGGCTCAACAGCCAGTTCCCGGACGCGAAGGACCGGCGCCCGGTCGACGGCATGATCGGCATCGACGCGATTGCCGAGACGTTCTGGCAGCTGCTCGTGCAGCCGCGCAGCGCCTGGACTCTGGAGATCGACCTGCGGCCCTACTGCGAGCCGTTCTCGGTCTGA